One Solanum lycopersicum chromosome 2, SLM_r2.1 genomic region harbors:
- the LOC104645586 gene encoding uncharacterized protein, with protein MCVKLFIEIKKEEVGFSMYPLCIDTNDKSTEELQIFDSSSGVIMCIEGGQRDANALNVVESNIGDSCYISEMEKENYISDTNISNVETKQLYKDKATLVAVMMKYKIKTSFNFRVKRSDTKSYVLECYSETCCWKLKASVKKNTDIFKVRYFNSEHTCPLRDRVLSKVQATVGFIGAFTAPKLQAWRAKERALELIRGNPADAYKNMPRYIHMLEMVYPNSYIRMHKSEKNEFMYLFIALRPLMRGFEFCRPVVVVVDGSHLSGAYKGTFVSASTLMGQVCHVAA; from the exons ATGTGTGTGAAGCTGTTTATAGAAATAAAGAAGGAAGAGGTTGGATTCAGTATGTATCCGCTTTGCATCGATACAAATGATAAAAGTACAGAGGAGTTACAAATTTTTGATTCAAGCAGTGGTGTAATTATGTGTATTGAAGGTGGACAAAGAGACGCTAATGCTCTAAACGTTGTTGAATCAAACATTGGTGATTCTTGTTACATATCCGAGATggagaaagaaaattatatatcagatacaaatatatcaaatgTGGAGACGAAACAATTGTACAAGGATAAAGCAACTCTTGTGGCTGTAATgatgaaatacaaaattaaaactagCTTCAATTTTAGAGTCAAGCGGTCAGATACAAAAAG CTATGTTTTAGAGTGTTATTCGGAGACTTGTTGTTGGAAATTAAAGGCGTCTGTTAAGAAAAACACTGATATATTCAAAGTAAGATACTTCAACAGTGAGCATACATGTCCATTAAGGGATAGGGTATTAAGTAAAGTACAAGCTACTGTTGGATTTATTGGTGCTTTTACAGCTCCAAAATTG CAAGCATGGCGTGCTAAAGAACGTGCACTAGAGTTGATAAGAGGCAATCCTGCAGATGCATATAAAAATATGCCAAGATACATACATATGTTGGAAATGGTGTATCCAAATTCTTATATACGGATGCataaatcagaaaaaaatgaatttatgtaTCTATTCATTGCTTTAAGGCCTTTGATGAGAGGGTTTGAGTTCTGTAGgcctgttgttgttgttgttgatggtTCACATCTTAGTGGAGCTTACAAAGGGACGTTTGTATCCGCAAGTACTCTTATGGGGCAGGTATGTCATGTTGCtgcataa
- the LOC138342286 gene encoding uncharacterized protein yields MAKVYRKKNFEKLMAKVEKVNDRVKKYLEEAGYKRWSRSHATVNRGRMMTSNIAECINGCLVDARQLPVLDFLEVARILFGSWNCKNREIASYTKETLGRKFEEILIIIASKCSKMKVVASSEFIFPVYEGGIRYIVCLERKNCSCGRFQHDEIPCAHAMVVLKKKNIKDVHPYCSDYYKPDALANTYAVPMEPMQDKSDWIVPESILEEVVLPPRYKKMPGRPRKKRKKNADEKLSGNTNCCGRCGQEGHNRRTCTFFPKDS; encoded by the exons ATGGCTAAGGTTTATcgaaaaaagaattttgaaaaattgatggCTAAAGTGGAAAAAGTAAATGACAGAGTTAAAAAGTATCTTGAAGAGGCTGGCTATAAAAGATGGTCTAGATCTCATGCAACCGTGAATAGGGGTAGAATGATGACATCTAACATTGCGGAATGTATCAATGGTTGTCTTGTTGATGCACGACAATTACCTGTTTTGGACTTTTTGGAAGTAGCCAGAATTCTATTTGGTTCTTGGAACtgcaaaaatagagaaatagcATCTTATACAAAGGAAACATTAGGGAGGAAATTTGAAGAGATATTGATTATAATCGCGTCCAAATGTTCGAAAATGA AGGTTGTTGCATCTTCAGAATTCATTTTTCCAGTTTATGAAGGTGGTATAAGATACATCGTTTGCCTTGAGAGAAAGAATTGTTCTTGTGGTAGATTTCAGCATGATGAAATACCTTGTGCGCATGCAATGGTTGttctgaagaagaagaatatcaaagatgTACACCCATACTGTTCTGATTACTATAAACCTGATGCATTAGCAAACACCTATGCAGTTCCAATGGAACCAATGCAGGACAAAAGTGATTGGATAGTTCCAGAAAGTATTTTGGAAGAAGTTGTATTGCCACCAAGATACAAAAAAATGCCTGGTAgaccaagaaaaaaaagaaagaaaaatgcaGATGAAAAGCTAAGCGGAAACACAAATTGTTGTGGACGATGTGGACAAGAAGGTCATAATAGAAGAACATGTACTTTCTTTCCAAAAGATTCATAA